TATCCCGCCCACCCCTTCCGCGCGACCTTCAGCGAAGCACAGCAGGATTAGTCTCGTGTCCCGGACGCGCGAAGCGCGAGCCGGGATCCAGGAACTGCGAGCCTCGGAGCAACCATAGGCCCCGGCTCAGCAGCGCATGACTGCGTGCTGCGCTGCGTCCGGGGCACGAGAGCGGCTTATGCCGCGCTCTTCACCAACCCAAACGCCTCCGCAAGCAGCGAATACGACTTTTTCCGCGCCTCGTGATCGTACACCGCCGTGATCACCATCAGTTCGTCCGGCTTGCTCGCCTCGATCAGCAGCTGCAGCTTCTTCTGCACCGTCGCGGGGCTGCCGACGAACAGACGCGAACGGTTGCGCAGGATCGAGGTGCGCTCGGCGTCGGAGTAAGGATAGGCCAGCGCCTCCTCGACGCTCGGCAACGGCAGATATTGACCGCGGTCGCGACGCAGCCGGTTGAGGTCGAACGAAGAGGCAAGCTGTTCGGCCTCCTCGTCGGTATCGGCGGTGATGACGGCGACCGCGAGGATGGCGTGTGGACTTGCACGCCAGGCCGAAGGCTGGAAGCGGTTGCGATAGTGCACCATCGCATCGACCGCGTCGTGGGACGCGAAGTGATGCGCGAAGGCGAAGCCCATGCCGACTTGCGCGGCCAGCTCCGAGGAATAATCGCTGGAGCCGAGCAGCCAGATCGGCGGCAACCTGGTGTCGTCGGGCATGGCAACGACGTTGTGGTAAGGGTGCCCTGCGGGAAATTCGCGGGTCTCCCACAGAATCAGTTCGTGCAGCCGCTCCAGGAAATCGTCGCCCTCGCGGCGGTCGAGCCGGCTGCGCAGCGCATAGGCCGTCGCGCCGTCGGTACCGGGCGCGCGACCGAGGCCGAGGTCGATGCGGCCGGGAAACAGCGCTTCCAGCATCTTGAAGCGTTCGGCCACCACCAGCGGTGCATGATTGGGCAGCATCACGCCACCGGAGCCGACGCGGATATTCTGCGTCACCGCTGCGATCTGCCCGATCATGACGTCGGGCGCCGGGCTCGCGACCGAGGCGAGGTTGTGGTGCTCGGCGAGCCAGTAGCGGACATAGCCGAGCCCGTCGATGTGGCGCGCGAGATCGATGCTGTTGCGCAGCGCCGCGGCGGGTTTTGTGCCTGTGGTGACGACGGAGAGGTCGAGGACTGAGAGCGGGATCATGGCGCGCTAACCTAGTGAAGGACCGGGCGGCGACAATGGGGTGGCTGCGCAGGTCTGACGTGTGCAGGTCGCGAGCCGAGGCCTCCAGGTCAAAGCGGGTTGATTGGGCCAATTAACGTCCACGTAACAAAACATTCCTTCTGCCCACAGCCGATATTGCCTCCAAACTCAGTCTCCCTATTCAATATATCATTGATACTTATATATTTCTCTCATATTGCCATTCGCCCACCAAAGTCAGCTTACAACAAATAATTCGACTATTATCGGCACAAGTGGGCGATTTCCCATCCCTGATGGGCTGTCGATCAAACCGCCTTTGCCCTATCTTAGGCTCTCCCAAGCTAGACCTGACCGTCGGCCGCCAGGATCTGGCGACACATCTGGAGCGAGTGGTGCCATGACCGATCTGACGATTCCTGCCCGAGCCAACGGGCAAGACGGGCACCTGAAGCGGCCTGCGATCTCCTTCGAATTCTTTCCGCCCAAGACGGAAGACATGGAGCGCAATCTCTGGGAGACCATCAACCGGCTCGCCCCGCTCGACCCGAAATTCGTCTCGGTGACCTATGGCGCCGGCGGCTCGACCCGCGAACGTACCCATTCCACCATTGCCCGCATCCTGAAAGAGACCGCGCTGCTGCCGGCGGCGCATTTGACCTGTGTCGGCGCCTCGCGCGGCGAGATCGACGAGATCGTCGACCGCTATCACGAGGTCGGCGTCCGCCACATCGTGGCCCTGCGCGGCGATCCCGCCGGCGGCATCGGCACGCCCTATTCCAGCCATCCCGACGGCTACCAGAGCTCGGCCGACCTCGTCGCCGGCATCAAGAAGCGGCACGGCGACGTCGAAGTGTCGGTGTCGGCCTATCCCGAGAAGCACCCCGAAGCGCGCGACTTCGATGCCGACATCGACACGCTGCAGGCCAAGGTCGACGCCGGCGCGACCCGCGCGATCACCCAGGTGTTCTTCGACAACGACCTCTACTTCCGCTACCTCGACCGCGTCCGCGCGCGTGGCATCGAGATTCCGAT
The sequence above is drawn from the Bradyrhizobium amphicarpaeae genome and encodes:
- a CDS encoding LLM class flavin-dependent oxidoreductase yields the protein MIPLSVLDLSVVTTGTKPAAALRNSIDLARHIDGLGYVRYWLAEHHNLASVASPAPDVMIGQIAAVTQNIRVGSGGVMLPNHAPLVVAERFKMLEALFPGRIDLGLGRAPGTDGATAYALRSRLDRREGDDFLERLHELILWETREFPAGHPYHNVVAMPDDTRLPPIWLLGSSDYSSELAAQVGMGFAFAHHFASHDAVDAMVHYRNRFQPSAWRASPHAILAVAVITADTDEEAEQLASSFDLNRLRRDRGQYLPLPSVEEALAYPYSDAERTSILRNRSRLFVGSPATVQKKLQLLIEASKPDELMVITAVYDHEARKKSYSLLAEAFGLVKSAA
- the metF gene encoding methylenetetrahydrofolate reductase [NAD(P)H]; this translates as MTDLTIPARANGQDGHLKRPAISFEFFPPKTEDMERNLWETINRLAPLDPKFVSVTYGAGGSTRERTHSTIARILKETALLPAAHLTCVGASRGEIDEIVDRYHEVGVRHIVALRGDPAGGIGTPYSSHPDGYQSSADLVAGIKKRHGDVEVSVSAYPEKHPEARDFDADIDTLQAKVDAGATRAITQVFFDNDLYFRYLDRVRARGIEIPIVPGIMPMHNFKQARNFVTRAGTTVPDWFAAKFEGLDDDVETRKLVAATVAAGQVQKLAKNGVDTFHFYTMNRADLVFAISHLLGIRAKSAQKAA